Proteins encoded by one window of Polyangiaceae bacterium:
- a CDS encoding MerR family transcriptional regulator, with protein MQIKEAAERLGITERMLRHYEKAGLLEARRSENGYRCYSDADLRRAGRIRDLIEVGFSTREVRRMAACLTDEGAGPCEEGIPQLLTKLEHIDRMRADLDARREAVLNRIAKLRELLVTQSRPEAAEAERA; from the coding sequence ATGCAGATCAAGGAAGCCGCGGAGAGGCTCGGGATCACCGAGCGCATGCTGCGCCACTACGAGAAGGCGGGGCTCCTGGAGGCACGGCGCTCGGAGAACGGCTATCGCTGTTACAGCGACGCCGACCTGCGACGCGCCGGTCGCATCCGCGACCTCATCGAAGTTGGATTTTCCACGCGAGAAGTTCGAAGGATGGCCGCTTGCCTGACGGACGAAGGAGCCGGGCCGTGCGAGGAAGGCATCCCACAGCTATTGACCAAGCTCGAACACATCGACCGCATGCGCGCCGACCTCGACGCGCGAAGGGAAGCGGTCTTGAACCGCATCGCCAAGCTGCGGGAGCTCCTCGTCACTCAAAGTCGACCCGAAGCCGCGGAGGCTGAGCGAGCATGA
- a CDS encoding discoidin domain-containing protein, with product MHFVCALGASLALVACGGSDDTTTTGSGGSAGSSGSAGSSGSGASGGSGAGGSGAVGGSGAVGGSGAVGGTGAVGGSGGATGGSGGVATGGTGGAVGGAGGMTSGGSGGMATGGVGGATGGSGGTTGGSGGMATGGSAGMSSGGSAGMGTGGTGGTTGGTGGTTGGTGGTGGATGGTGGTAGTGGTGGTGGASGCTISGSTRTNLARGATASANTTFGGYSAARVNDGNRSHALGGSTSWSNNGSVPAWVELNFGAPKRFGRVDVYATTGYIIQDYEIQYYNGTSWITITDVVGNASLISTSTFPAVTAQRMRIYATKGSTSQPGYTRINEIEVYDNQALDATGSASSTYPNYSIAKAHDRSRGTNLNDGWTNVGSLPAWIELDFGECRQVDRVEFFGTAGYVARDYDIQYWDGSAWQNAATVAGNTNVHNVHSFNLIATDKIRLFGRLGPANQSTYVRVNELEAY from the coding sequence ATGCATTTCGTTTGCGCGCTCGGCGCGAGCCTCGCGCTCGTTGCCTGTGGCGGAAGCGACGACACCACGACGACCGGTAGTGGCGGCAGTGCTGGTTCTAGCGGCAGTGCTGGCTCCAGCGGCAGTGGCGCCTCAGGTGGTAGCGGAGCTGGAGGCTCTGGCGCAGTTGGTGGCAGCGGCGCAGTTGGTGGCAGCGGCGCAGTTGGTGGCACTGGCGCAGTTGGTGGCAGCGGCGGAGCGACAGGAGGCTCAGGCGGCGTGGCTACCGGGGGAACTGGCGGCGCCGTTGGTGGCGCCGGCGGCATGACCAGCGGCGGCTCAGGTGGCATGGCCACGGGTGGTGTCGGCGGGGCGACTGGCGGTAGCGGAGGAACGACTGGCGGCTCAGGCGGCATGGCCACCGGCGGTTCCGCGGGGATGTCCAGTGGCGGCTCAGCGGGCATGGGCACAGGCGGAACAGGTGGCACCACAGGAGGAACCGGCGGAACGACAGGGGGAACCGGCGGAACGGGTGGGGCCACCGGCGGCACAGGTGGAACAGCAGGGACCGGCGGCACCGGCGGCACGGGTGGCGCGAGCGGCTGCACGATCTCCGGCAGCACGCGCACGAACCTCGCCCGCGGCGCAACCGCGAGCGCAAACACGACCTTCGGCGGCTACAGCGCGGCGCGGGTCAACGACGGCAATCGTAGCCACGCCCTCGGCGGCTCCACCAGCTGGTCAAACAACGGCTCGGTGCCCGCCTGGGTGGAACTCAACTTCGGTGCGCCCAAGCGCTTTGGTCGCGTCGATGTCTATGCGACCACCGGCTACATCATCCAAGACTACGAGATCCAGTACTACAACGGCACGTCTTGGATCACCATCACGGACGTGGTCGGCAACGCGAGCCTGATCTCGACCTCGACATTCCCCGCGGTAACGGCCCAGCGCATGCGAATCTACGCGACCAAGGGGTCAACATCCCAGCCAGGCTACACACGCATCAACGAGATCGAGGTCTACGACAACCAAGCGCTGGACGCGACCGGCAGCGCATCGTCGACGTATCCCAACTACAGCATCGCCAAGGCACACGACCGCAGTCGAGGCACCAACCTGAACGACGGCTGGACGAACGTGGGCAGCCTACCGGCGTGGATCGAGTTGGACTTCGGTGAGTGTCGCCAAGTAGACCGCGTGGAGTTCTTCGGCACCGCCGGCTACGTCGCGCGGGACTACGACATCCAATACTGGGACGGTTCCGCATGGCAAAACGCCGCCACCGTCGCCGGCAACACGAACGTTCACAACGTCCACTCGTTCAACCTCATCGCGACCGACAAGATCCGCCTCTTCGGGCGACTCGGTCCCGCGAACCAGAGCACTTACGTCCGAGTCAACGAGCTCGAGGCGTACTGA
- a CDS encoding FecR domain-containing protein encodes MTALRRLGEEVARQQDTQGAGRPELANADLERAREKFLKETQAPTRRTPRVVLLAAAAFTLGALFFFLRTPEKQLSCEIVSAGRACQVGEWLQASSQTPLRFSEGTTVLLEPGAQAQLKAMNQHGADVTLQDGKAVVSVSHLTGAHWSFAAGPFEVEVTGTRFDLEWHDAEQRFLLVMQDGSVLVTGPTLGDGRTVVAGQRLEIDLDGNAELAPQDSAALNRTEPPPTRVEQTADVDAGPTGSAAPSASSAKPGGPKLAPDAGANLTWQALARQGEYKLAVQTAERDGIDGVLGSASGGDLLLLGDSARYAGRANLARQAYLTARRRFPGTSAAAMAAFSLGRFGGGDALSWFQRYLAEQPTGALAREALGRVLELQNSGGADAAALGTARNYLARYPSGPHAPLARAIVNRAAALADAGPTGDGEKAAPAPSSGSTPAPTPSATE; translated from the coding sequence GTGACAGCACTCCGTCGCCTAGGCGAAGAGGTCGCGAGGCAGCAAGACACGCAAGGCGCAGGTCGGCCTGAGCTAGCCAACGCGGATCTCGAGCGCGCTCGCGAAAAATTCCTCAAGGAAACACAAGCCCCTACCCGTCGCACTCCGCGCGTTGTGTTGTTGGCCGCTGCAGCCTTTACGCTCGGTGCGCTCTTCTTCTTCCTGCGCACTCCAGAAAAGCAACTGAGCTGCGAAATCGTCAGCGCCGGGCGGGCGTGTCAGGTGGGTGAGTGGCTGCAGGCGAGCAGCCAAACACCACTGCGCTTCAGCGAGGGCACGACGGTGCTACTCGAGCCCGGCGCTCAAGCTCAACTCAAGGCGATGAACCAACACGGCGCGGACGTCACACTTCAGGACGGCAAGGCCGTAGTCAGCGTGAGTCACCTGACGGGCGCGCATTGGTCCTTTGCAGCAGGGCCCTTCGAGGTCGAAGTCACGGGCACGCGTTTCGATCTGGAATGGCACGATGCAGAGCAGCGGTTCTTGTTGGTGATGCAAGATGGGAGCGTGCTCGTCACCGGTCCAACGCTGGGCGACGGTCGTACGGTCGTGGCGGGTCAGCGCCTCGAGATTGATCTCGACGGCAACGCCGAGCTGGCTCCTCAAGACAGCGCCGCGCTGAACCGTACCGAGCCGCCTCCGACGCGAGTGGAGCAGACGGCGGATGTAGACGCTGGCCCGACCGGCAGCGCAGCGCCCAGTGCGTCGAGCGCGAAGCCCGGCGGCCCCAAGCTAGCGCCCGATGCTGGCGCGAATTTGACCTGGCAGGCGTTGGCGCGCCAAGGCGAGTACAAGCTGGCGGTGCAGACCGCGGAGCGAGACGGCATCGATGGTGTGCTCGGCTCCGCCTCAGGCGGAGACCTACTGCTGCTCGGAGACTCAGCCCGCTACGCTGGACGCGCGAATCTTGCGCGCCAAGCGTATCTCACTGCTCGCAGGCGCTTTCCCGGGACTTCTGCGGCGGCGATGGCGGCCTTTTCCCTCGGGCGCTTCGGTGGTGGAGACGCCCTCAGTTGGTTCCAACGGTACCTCGCGGAACAACCGACCGGCGCCCTCGCGAGAGAGGCGCTCGGTCGCGTTTTGGAGCTGCAAAACTCCGGGGGCGCGGATGCTGCAGCTCTGGGCACCGCGAGGAACTACCTGGCGCGGTATCCGTCGGGACCTCACGCGCCCCTTGCTCGGGCGATCGTCAATCGCGCCGCAGCCTTGGCGGACGCTGGGCCGACCGGAGACGGCGAAAAGGCTGCGCCAGCGCCTTCGAGTGGCTCCACGCCAGCCCCCACCCCATCGGCGACCGAGTAG
- a CDS encoding sigma-70 family RNA polymerase sigma factor: MTVVQLKRSARADHQGGARVRALAERLDDAALVSAIQRGDRAAAGELFDRHAPRVRRVLVRVLGSDPDIADLLQEVFVHALRDLPKLSDPNALGGWLNAIAVNLARRTIRKRTRWRWLRPAPPEELSAVPVDGHDENGSEELVAVYRILGAMHADERIAFALRFIEGMELKEVAAACDVSLATIKRRLARAESFFKEHAKADPALQERLAKSEGRQK, from the coding sequence ATGACCGTCGTTCAACTCAAGCGGAGCGCTCGCGCAGACCACCAAGGTGGTGCGCGGGTCCGTGCGCTGGCTGAACGACTGGATGACGCAGCACTCGTCAGCGCTATTCAACGGGGCGACCGCGCAGCGGCCGGAGAGCTCTTCGATCGGCACGCGCCGAGAGTACGTCGCGTGCTGGTTCGAGTGCTCGGCAGCGACCCCGATATCGCGGACCTCCTGCAAGAGGTCTTCGTTCACGCGCTGCGCGATCTGCCCAAGCTCAGTGACCCAAACGCCTTGGGAGGCTGGCTCAACGCGATCGCCGTAAACTTAGCACGCCGTACGATTCGCAAGCGCACGCGCTGGCGCTGGTTACGCCCCGCACCGCCAGAAGAGCTGAGCGCGGTGCCCGTCGATGGGCACGACGAGAACGGCAGCGAAGAGCTCGTCGCCGTCTATCGAATCCTCGGGGCAATGCATGCTGACGAACGCATCGCGTTCGCCTTGCGCTTCATCGAAGGCATGGAACTCAAAGAGGTCGCCGCTGCCTGCGATGTCTCCTTAGCCACCATCAAACGCCGCCTGGCACGTGCCGAGAGCTTCTTCAAGGAGCACGCGAAGGCAGACCCAGCGCTCCAAGAGCGCCTCGCCAAGAGCGAAGGGAGGCAAAAGTGA
- a CDS encoding diguanylate cyclase, whose translation MALALSQPPASIGPHTVVDLSKARLESGLLHSTLEQLPDAVVVCDVAGALVYANQAARRLFMLPSTQAPPDWFNNFELVRPGTEESVLPLDTPLQHALRGTRVDGAELVLRTPVEAGSYVVIDCFPLRSESGEVTGAVQMTRDITERKWIEEELRNNNAELQSSIAAMEERAEEEGLITEMGDLLQSCVTTDEFYFVVSGYCRRIFRREPGGVYVMASDRTQVQLVAQWGDEPGLAEQFSSEGCWALRRSRSHRYGGLRLAPACGHADLHSQSEYTCIPMMAQGEALGVLHMRNQPGDGHLHASVLRSRERIVVSVGEHIALALANLKLRDTLRLQATRDPLTGLYNRRYLEETLQRELSRTARTERPVSLVMIDLDHFKRYNDTFGHAAADQVLKGVSQLLRSSFRTTDVVCRYGGEELVVVMPEASVQAAYDRAEATRKEIAKLEITHEGQTLGRVTASMGVAGTEAHGKSAVDLFRAADAALYAAKAAGRDAVMVYDSSQTTAPAARTTGKDERK comes from the coding sequence ATGGCACTCGCCCTTTCTCAGCCCCCGGCCAGCATCGGACCGCACACGGTCGTCGACCTAAGCAAAGCGCGCTTGGAGAGCGGACTTTTGCACTCCACGTTGGAGCAGCTACCCGACGCAGTGGTCGTGTGTGACGTTGCGGGTGCGCTGGTGTACGCAAACCAGGCGGCGCGCCGTCTGTTCATGCTGCCCTCCACTCAGGCCCCTCCGGACTGGTTCAACAACTTCGAGCTGGTGCGGCCAGGGACCGAGGAGAGCGTGCTACCTTTGGATACACCGTTGCAGCACGCGCTACGTGGCACCCGCGTGGACGGGGCGGAGCTCGTATTGCGCACGCCCGTCGAGGCAGGCAGCTACGTCGTGATCGACTGCTTCCCCCTGCGTTCGGAGTCCGGCGAGGTCACCGGCGCGGTCCAGATGACTCGAGATATTACCGAGCGGAAATGGATCGAGGAAGAGCTACGCAACAACAACGCCGAGCTGCAGAGCAGCATCGCGGCAATGGAGGAGCGGGCTGAAGAGGAAGGGTTGATCACCGAGATGGGTGATCTGCTTCAGAGCTGCGTGACGACGGACGAGTTCTATTTCGTCGTGAGCGGCTACTGCCGACGCATCTTCCGTCGCGAACCCGGAGGTGTGTACGTGATGGCCTCCGACCGCACACAGGTGCAGCTGGTTGCCCAGTGGGGTGATGAGCCGGGACTCGCGGAGCAGTTCAGTAGTGAGGGCTGCTGGGCGCTACGTCGGAGCCGCAGCCATCGCTATGGTGGCTTACGCCTCGCGCCAGCCTGTGGCCATGCGGATTTGCATAGCCAGAGCGAATACACCTGCATCCCGATGATGGCCCAGGGTGAGGCGCTGGGTGTGTTGCATATGCGCAACCAACCTGGAGATGGGCACCTCCACGCAAGCGTGCTGCGTAGCCGCGAACGCATCGTGGTCAGCGTAGGTGAACACATCGCGCTGGCGCTCGCGAACCTCAAGCTCCGCGACACGCTGCGCTTGCAGGCGACTCGCGACCCGTTGACTGGGCTCTACAACAGACGCTACCTTGAGGAAACGCTTCAGCGCGAGCTCTCCCGAACCGCGCGTACCGAGCGCCCAGTGAGCCTCGTGATGATCGACCTGGATCACTTCAAGCGCTACAACGACACCTTCGGACATGCCGCGGCGGATCAAGTGCTGAAGGGTGTGAGTCAGCTGCTGCGGAGCAGCTTCCGCACCACGGACGTCGTGTGTCGCTATGGTGGGGAAGAGCTGGTCGTGGTGATGCCGGAGGCCTCTGTGCAGGCGGCGTATGATCGCGCCGAAGCCACTCGGAAAGAGATCGCCAAGCTCGAGATCACCCACGAAGGTCAGACGCTGGGTAGAGTCACCGCGTCGATGGGCGTTGCCGGTACCGAGGCCCACGGAAAATCTGCAGTGGACCTGTTCCGCGCGGCAGACGCCGCGCTGTACGCCGCCAAGGCAGCCGGTCGAGACGCCGTGATGGTCTACGACTCGTCGCAAACCACCGCGCCTGCGGCCCGCACCACTGGTAAAGACGAGCGCAAATAG
- a CDS encoding glutathione S-transferase family protein, which produces MGLLIDGEWHDQWYDTEKTGGHFVRHDSSFREQVGSGPNARPFSPGRYHLYVSYACPWAHRTLIVRKLKQIEASIDVSAVHWLMLEEGWVFNADYPDHENQKQRLHEVYTLAKSDYSGRVTVPILWDKQTKSIVNNESAEIIRMFNTDFGGNDLDLYPEHLRAEINSVNAWVYDDVNNGVYKAGFATKQSVYEHAVERLFAALDRLEDMLRGNDYLVGNQLTEADVRLFTTLLRFDPVYVGHFKCNRRRIVDYPNLWAFTRRIYGLPGVAETVHLDHIKGHYYGSHRTINPTGIVPVGPDIDFGV; this is translated from the coding sequence ATGGGACTCTTGATCGACGGTGAGTGGCACGACCAATGGTACGACACGGAGAAGACCGGGGGGCACTTCGTGCGCCACGACTCGAGCTTCCGTGAGCAAGTTGGCAGCGGGCCAAACGCGCGGCCCTTTTCGCCCGGGCGCTACCACCTCTACGTGAGCTACGCGTGCCCTTGGGCTCACCGCACGCTGATCGTGCGCAAGCTCAAGCAAATCGAAGCGTCCATCGACGTGAGCGCGGTGCACTGGTTGATGCTCGAAGAGGGCTGGGTCTTCAACGCAGACTACCCGGACCACGAAAATCAGAAGCAGCGGCTGCACGAGGTCTACACGCTGGCCAAGTCCGACTACTCGGGGCGCGTGACAGTGCCGATCCTGTGGGACAAGCAGACCAAGTCGATCGTGAACAACGAGAGCGCGGAGATCATCCGCATGTTCAACACAGACTTCGGCGGCAACGACCTGGATCTCTACCCAGAGCATTTGCGCGCGGAAATTAATTCGGTCAATGCCTGGGTCTACGACGACGTGAACAACGGCGTCTACAAGGCGGGCTTTGCCACCAAGCAGAGCGTCTACGAACACGCCGTCGAGCGCCTGTTTGCAGCACTGGATCGCCTGGAGGACATGCTCCGGGGCAACGACTACCTCGTGGGCAATCAGCTGACCGAGGCCGATGTTCGCCTGTTCACCACGTTGCTTCGCTTCGACCCCGTGTACGTCGGGCACTTCAAGTGCAACCGTCGACGTATCGTGGATTACCCGAACCTCTGGGCGTTCACGCGGCGGATCTACGGGCTACCCGGCGTCGCCGAGACTGTGCACCTCGATCACATCAAGGGCCACTACTACGGGAGCCATCGCACCATCAATCCGACGGGGATCGTCCCTGTCGGCCCGGACATCGACTTCGGCGTCTGA
- a CDS encoding peptidase S10 — MAQDSDTKDSDDSKSDSDKKSPPKETSHTTEHEVSIRGARIPYTATAATLILRDAEDEPQASIFHVSYLRGEVADAAARPVTFAFNGGPGSSAMWLHLGCLGPRRLMMSDAAAPLPPPYSIVDNEHSLLDITDLVFVDPVGTGYSRAHGKTKAKEFYEIKRDASSLAEFIQTWLTKHNRWTSPKFLAGESYGTTRAAAIADELLQAGVVMNGSVMISNAMHLGTLVFETGNDLPHVLYLPSYAAVAAYHGAVKPPGGDLESFLKEARAYAIGDYARALLQGNQLPAEERTQVALKLSYFTGLSAAWLERADLRIEIGRFTKELLRERSQVIGRLDARYIGTDPDHVGELPMEDPSYIQPLGPYTATVNQYLRQELGYPDTRRYEAISLKVNESWSWADDKRMGYPNTAEHLRRSMLMNPHLKVFFANGMYDLATPFFATEYTASHLGREEHIRANVYQATYPAGHMMYVHPPSMERLRDDLERFYRAAIPA, encoded by the coding sequence ATGGCGCAAGACAGCGACACCAAAGACAGCGACGACAGCAAGAGCGACAGCGACAAGAAGTCGCCGCCCAAGGAAACCAGCCATACGACGGAGCACGAAGTCTCGATTCGCGGCGCGCGTATCCCGTACACCGCCACCGCCGCGACGCTGATCTTGCGGGACGCCGAGGATGAGCCGCAGGCCAGTATTTTCCACGTGAGTTATCTGCGGGGGGAGGTGGCGGATGCTGCCGCGCGCCCTGTGACGTTCGCGTTCAACGGCGGCCCGGGCTCCTCAGCCATGTGGTTGCACCTGGGTTGCCTCGGGCCTCGCAGGCTCATGATGTCAGACGCCGCTGCTCCCCTCCCCCCACCCTACTCCATCGTGGACAACGAGCATTCGCTGCTCGACATCACCGATCTGGTGTTCGTCGATCCAGTGGGCACGGGCTACAGCCGCGCTCATGGCAAGACAAAGGCCAAGGAGTTCTACGAGATCAAGCGGGATGCATCGTCCTTGGCCGAGTTCATTCAAACTTGGCTGACGAAGCACAACCGCTGGACGTCGCCGAAGTTCTTGGCGGGGGAGAGTTACGGCACGACACGCGCCGCAGCCATTGCTGATGAACTGCTGCAAGCCGGGGTGGTGATGAACGGCAGCGTGATGATCAGCAACGCGATGCACCTCGGCACCTTGGTGTTCGAGACGGGGAACGACCTACCCCATGTGCTGTACTTGCCGAGCTACGCGGCGGTGGCGGCGTATCACGGCGCCGTCAAGCCGCCGGGCGGCGATCTCGAATCTTTCCTCAAGGAAGCACGAGCGTACGCCATCGGTGACTACGCGCGCGCCCTTTTACAGGGCAATCAGCTGCCCGCAGAGGAGCGCACCCAGGTCGCGCTGAAGCTCTCCTACTTCACCGGGCTCAGCGCCGCGTGGCTCGAGCGGGCGGATCTACGCATCGAGATCGGGCGCTTCACCAAGGAGCTGCTGCGTGAGCGCAGCCAGGTCATCGGGCGCCTCGATGCGCGCTACATCGGCACGGATCCCGATCACGTCGGAGAGCTACCGATGGAAGACCCGAGCTACATCCAGCCGCTCGGGCCGTACACCGCGACGGTGAATCAGTACCTGCGCCAAGAGCTCGGCTATCCAGACACGCGACGCTACGAGGCCATCAGCTTGAAGGTGAACGAGAGCTGGAGCTGGGCGGACGACAAGCGCATGGGCTACCCGAATACCGCGGAGCACTTGCGGCGCAGCATGTTGATGAACCCTCACCTCAAGGTGTTCTTCGCGAATGGCATGTACGATCTGGCGACGCCCTTCTTCGCTACGGAATACACCGCGTCTCACCTGGGGCGGGAGGAACACATCCGCGCAAACGTCTACCAGGCAACCTACCCCGCCGGGCACATGATGTACGTGCATCCGCCGTCGATGGAGCGCCTGCGAGACGACCTCGAACGCTTTTACCGCGCGGCAATTCCCGCCTAG
- a CDS encoding US12 family protein, with product MSGPMTFQVNTGNPDLDQQTLAQYQQSYAAQGMHMAAQPLPGGGFQVTVTPAGAAPAASAPASNKGFGATMPLEAVPEAQAMLAAAHAAQQSQQAPSAPPASPQGYAQQAPAAPAAQWQQQPQAAQGYAQQAAPAPSPAYGQPPAGYGQAAGQAAGGYGQAAGGYAQAAGGYGQAAGAYGAAMGGAMASAGAMAGGAMAMGGGGGFAPAGAPGQQQQGGMVNQLAQAVGAPALGVQRLQYLRKVYGLLTASAFVAVVVGFAAVSLGPTQTMTSPEGKIVQVPMIVGAMLANPNLQYIAFGALFVGTIVASWFSKVKYLNIAALMGVAALMGLEMAPMVFVAQYYAGMGETMSAAPVRDAFLMVLAVFCSMTGYVFVSRKNFSWLGSVVAIGFVVVFIGCIMAFFLGSEPFSLAIATAGAILSTLTLLYVTWYIFRKSEMDDAVGDALALLVQLRNLFMFLLRIFMSNR from the coding sequence ATGAGTGGCCCAATGACGTTTCAGGTGAACACGGGAAACCCCGATCTCGATCAGCAGACGCTGGCTCAGTACCAGCAGAGCTACGCCGCCCAGGGCATGCACATGGCGGCCCAGCCCCTGCCCGGCGGTGGCTTCCAAGTGACGGTGACGCCCGCAGGCGCCGCACCCGCGGCCAGTGCGCCAGCTTCGAACAAGGGCTTCGGCGCCACCATGCCGCTCGAGGCAGTGCCGGAGGCTCAGGCGATGCTGGCCGCAGCTCACGCAGCCCAGCAGAGCCAACAAGCTCCATCCGCACCCCCAGCGTCTCCCCAGGGATATGCTCAGCAGGCCCCCGCAGCTCCCGCTGCTCAATGGCAACAGCAGCCACAGGCAGCTCAAGGCTATGCACAGCAGGCGGCGCCCGCGCCATCGCCAGCATACGGTCAGCCACCGGCTGGCTACGGCCAAGCAGCAGGGCAAGCCGCGGGCGGCTACGGGCAAGCCGCGGGCGGCTACGCCCAAGCGGCAGGCGGCTACGGTCAAGCGGCAGGCGCGTACGGCGCAGCCATGGGCGGCGCAATGGCAAGCGCCGGTGCAATGGCAGGTGGCGCGATGGCAATGGGGGGTGGCGGCGGCTTCGCTCCGGCCGGTGCCCCGGGGCAACAGCAACAAGGCGGCATGGTCAATCAGCTCGCCCAAGCCGTGGGTGCCCCGGCTCTCGGCGTGCAGCGCTTGCAGTACCTGCGCAAGGTGTATGGGCTGCTCACGGCTTCTGCCTTCGTGGCGGTCGTCGTAGGCTTTGCGGCAGTGTCTCTTGGGCCAACTCAGACGATGACTTCGCCAGAAGGGAAAATCGTCCAGGTTCCGATGATCGTGGGCGCAATGCTCGCCAACCCCAACCTGCAATACATCGCCTTCGGCGCGTTGTTCGTGGGAACCATCGTCGCCAGCTGGTTCAGCAAGGTGAAGTACCTGAACATCGCCGCGCTCATGGGCGTCGCCGCGTTGATGGGTCTCGAGATGGCTCCGATGGTGTTCGTCGCGCAGTACTACGCCGGTATGGGGGAGACGATGAGCGCCGCGCCGGTGCGGGACGCGTTCCTGATGGTGCTCGCGGTGTTCTGCTCGATGACGGGCTATGTGTTCGTGTCGCGCAAGAACTTCTCCTGGCTCGGTAGCGTCGTCGCCATCGGCTTCGTCGTGGTGTTCATCGGCTGCATCATGGCGTTCTTCCTTGGTAGCGAGCCGTTCAGCCTCGCGATCGCCACCGCCGGTGCGATCCTCTCGACGCTGACGCTGCTCTACGTCACCTGGTACATCTTCCGAAAGAGCGAGATGGATGACGCAGTGGGTGACGCGCTCGCGCTCCTTGTGCAGCTCAGGAACCTGTTCATGTTCCTGCTGCGCATCTTCATGTCGAACCGCTGA